One region of Bosea sp. 29B genomic DNA includes:
- a CDS encoding orotate phosphoribosyltransferase → MSANEIGREVAELLFRAGAIHVSREQPFILAAGWASPVYVDVRLLLGDPDLRQAVSDLAARYAATTFPPGSFDAIAGAETAGIPFAAWLADRLALKLRYVRKRPLGIGRNAQVEGGSVEGLRVLLMDDLTTDGGSKLNFARGLRAAGAEVEHVLTIFYHDAFPGAGERLREAGLTLHALANWADVLRAEVGRALAPEDRSEIERFLADPVAWSTRHGGRARLAPRN, encoded by the coding sequence ATGAGCGCGAACGAGATCGGCCGCGAGGTCGCTGAGCTCCTGTTCAGGGCCGGCGCCATCCATGTCAGCCGCGAGCAGCCCTTCATCCTGGCTGCAGGCTGGGCGAGCCCGGTCTATGTCGATGTCCGCCTGCTGCTCGGCGATCCCGATCTGCGCCAGGCGGTCAGCGATCTTGCCGCCCGCTATGCGGCCACGACCTTTCCGCCCGGTAGTTTCGATGCGATCGCCGGCGCCGAGACGGCCGGCATTCCCTTCGCGGCCTGGCTTGCCGACCGGCTGGCGCTGAAGCTGCGCTATGTCCGCAAGCGCCCGCTCGGCATCGGCCGCAACGCCCAGGTCGAGGGCGGGTCGGTCGAGGGGCTGCGCGTTCTGCTGATGGACGACCTGACCACCGATGGCGGCAGCAAGCTCAACTTCGCCCGCGGCCTGCGCGCTGCGGGGGCCGAGGTCGAGCACGTCCTGACGATCTTCTATCACGACGCCTTCCCCGGCGCCGGTGAGCGGCTGCGGGAAGCAGGCCTCACACTGCATGCCCTGGCGAACTGGGCCGACGTGCTGCGCGCGGAAGTCGGTCGTGCACTTGCGCCGGAGGATCGCTCCGAGATCGAGCGCTTCCTCGCCGATCCCGTCGCCTGGTCGACCCGCCATGGCGGCCGCGCCCGGCTCGCGCCGCGCAACTGA
- a CDS encoding ABC transporter ATP-binding protein — MATMETAAVAAARADDDILLKVEDLQTHFLIGSSAIKSVDGVSFSLRRGQTLAVVGESGSGKSVTSLTIMRLLADPGRIVGGRILYRLRSGESVDLAQLPEKRMRAIRGSEIAMIFQEPMTSLNPLFTVGDQIMEMILLHEKMSRSQARARAKQMLELVEIPAAERRLAQYPHEMSGGMRQRVMIALALSCNPSLLIADEPTTALDVTIQAQILDLLRRLQAEIGMSILFITHNLGVVAEIAHEVAVMYAGRVVEQGPVGDLFARQRHPYTRGLLACIPDARRDRIPGQGRALLNAIPGNVPSPLALPPGCSYAPRCPLVEERCAKDAPPLIDVAAAHLTRCWRHDAL, encoded by the coding sequence ATGGCGACCATGGAAACCGCCGCCGTCGCCGCAGCCCGCGCCGACGACGATATCCTGCTCAAGGTCGAGGACCTGCAGACCCACTTCCTGATCGGCTCGAGTGCGATCAAGTCGGTCGACGGCGTCAGCTTCTCGCTGCGCCGCGGCCAGACGCTGGCGGTGGTCGGCGAATCCGGCTCCGGCAAGTCGGTGACCAGCCTCACCATTATGCGGCTGCTCGCCGATCCCGGCCGCATCGTTGGCGGGCGCATCCTCTATCGCTTGCGCAGCGGCGAGAGCGTCGATCTCGCACAGCTGCCGGAGAAGCGCATGCGCGCCATCCGCGGCAGCGAGATCGCGATGATCTTCCAGGAGCCGATGACGAGCCTCAACCCGCTCTTCACCGTCGGCGACCAGATCATGGAGATGATCCTGCTGCACGAGAAAATGTCGCGCAGCCAGGCACGGGCGCGGGCCAAGCAGATGCTTGAGCTGGTCGAGATACCCGCGGCCGAGCGGCGCCTCGCGCAATATCCGCACGAGATGTCCGGCGGCATGCGCCAGCGCGTGATGATCGCGCTCGCTCTGTCCTGCAATCCCTCGCTGTTGATCGCCGACGAGCCGACCACCGCGCTCGACGTCACCATCCAGGCGCAGATCCTCGACCTCTTGCGTCGGCTCCAGGCCGAGATCGGCATGAGCATCCTGTTCATCACCCATAATCTCGGCGTCGTCGCCGAGATCGCCCATGAGGTGGCGGTGATGTATGCAGGCAGAGTCGTCGAGCAGGGGCCGGTCGGCGACCTGTTCGCTAGGCAGCGCCATCCCTATACCCGCGGCCTGCTCGCCTGCATCCCTGATGCCCGGCGCGACCGCATCCCCGGTCAAGGCCGGGCCCTGCTCAACGCCATCCCCGGCAATGTCCCGAGCCCGCTCGCCTTGCCGCCCGGCTGCTCATACGCACCGCGCTGCCCGCTGGTCGAGGAGCGCTGCGCTAAGGACGCGCCGCCGCTGATCGACGTTGCGGCCGCCCATCTCACCCGCTGCTGGAGGCATGACGCGCTATGA
- a CDS encoding oligopeptide/dipeptide ABC transporter ATP-binding protein, translated as MTAASNVPAEAPLLSVRNLQKVFSTRGGDVRAVSDVSFEVRRGSIVGIVGESGSGKTTVGRCILRLVEPSGGEAFFDGTDLFGLPEKALRGYRRRLQIIFQDPYSSLNPRMRVGDIIGEAIDTHGLAKGKAREARIAELLGMVGLNPDHARRYPHEFSGGQRQRIGIARALAVEPELIIADEPVSALDVSVQAQVLNLIQELQRELGLTMVFISHDLSVVEYLCDDIVVLYLGRIMEKGPAQEVYANPRHPYTKVLLSAAPVPDPSVRRERVILKGDIPSPLNPPSGCVFRTRCPHVIDACASAIPPIEEVGSGHSVACIRQKELAGAAA; from the coding sequence ATGACCGCCGCAAGCAATGTCCCGGCGGAAGCGCCGCTGCTCTCCGTCCGCAATCTCCAGAAGGTCTTCTCGACCCGTGGCGGCGATGTCCGGGCCGTCTCGGACGTCTCCTTCGAGGTCCGCCGCGGCAGCATCGTCGGCATCGTCGGCGAATCCGGCTCGGGCAAGACCACGGTCGGGCGCTGTATCCTGCGTCTGGTCGAGCCCTCCGGCGGCGAGGCGTTCTTCGACGGCACCGACCTGTTCGGCCTGCCGGAGAAGGCCCTGCGCGGCTATCGCCGCCGCCTGCAGATCATTTTCCAGGACCCGTATTCCAGCCTCAACCCGCGCATGCGCGTCGGCGACATCATCGGCGAAGCCATCGACACGCATGGCCTGGCCAAGGGCAAGGCCCGCGAGGCGCGCATCGCCGAACTGCTCGGCATGGTCGGGCTCAACCCCGACCATGCCAGGCGCTATCCACATGAGTTCTCGGGTGGCCAGCGCCAGCGCATCGGCATCGCCCGGGCGCTCGCAGTCGAGCCGGAGCTGATCATCGCCGACGAGCCGGTCTCGGCGCTCGACGTCTCCGTCCAGGCGCAGGTGCTCAACCTGATCCAGGAATTGCAGCGCGAGCTCGGCCTGACCATGGTCTTCATCAGCCATGACCTGTCGGTGGTCGAGTATCTCTGCGACGACATCGTCGTGCTCTATCTCGGCCGGATCATGGAAAAGGGGCCGGCGCAGGAGGTCTACGCCAACCCGCGCCACCCCTACACCAAGGTGCTGCTCTCGGCGGCGCCGGTGCCCGATCCGAGCGTCAGGCGCGAGCGCGTGATTCTCAAGGGCGATATTCCGAGCCCATTGAACCCGCCCTCGGGCTGCGTTTTCCGCACGCGCTGCCCGCATGTCATCGACGCCTGCGCCAGCGCGATTCCTCCGATCGAAGAGGTCGGCTCCGGCCACAGCGTCGCCTGCATCCGCCAGAAGGAACTCGCCGGCGCGGCGGCGTGA